CGCGGCGCTGGCCCTCCTGGCCGGCGCCGTGCTGCTGTCCGGGCCCGGCCGGGCCGAGCCGCCGCGGCCGGAGGCGATCGACCGCTCGGCCCTCAGGGTCTGCGCCGACCCCGCCAATCTGCCCTTCTCCAACGACAAGGGCGAGGGCTTCGAGAACCGGATCGCCGAGCTGCTGGCGCAGAAGCTGGGCGTGCCGGTGCGCTACACCTGGTACCCGAACTCGACCGGCTTCCTGCGCATGACGCTGCGCGCCCGGCGCTGCGACCTGGTGATGGGCATCGTCGCCGGGGCGGATCTGGTGCAGAACAGCAACCCCTATTACCGCTCCGGCTACGTGCTGGTGACGCGGCGCGAGGACAAGCTCGACGGGCTGAGCAGCCTGTCCGACCCGCGGCTGAAGTCGCTGCGCCTGGGCATCACCGCCGGCACGCCGCCCGCCAACCTGGCGGCGCGCGACGGGCTGATGGCGCAGGCCCGGCCCTATCCGCTGGTGGTCGACAGCCGCTACGACGCGCCCGGCAAGCAGATGATCGACGACCTGGCGTCCAGGCAGATCGACGTCGCGGTGCTGTGGGGGCCGATCGCCGGCTATTTCGCCAAGCAGCATGGCGACGCGCTGGCGGTGACGCCGCTGTCGAACGAGGCGAAGGACACGAGGCTCGACTTCTACATCACCATGGGCGTGCGGCCGGGCGAGAGCGACTGGAAGAACCGGATCAACAAGCTGATCCGGGAGAACCAGGACGCGATCACCGCGATCCTGAAGGACTACGGCGTGCCGATGCTGGATGCACGCGGCCAGCCGATGCTCTGAGGCGCGCATGATCCGCCCCCTGCTCCGCCTCGCCGTGCTGGCGCTCTGCCTCGCCGCCGGCCCGGTGCCGGCGCAGGTGGCGGAGCCCGACGGCTACCGGATGGAGGCCTACCGGGCGCCGGTGCCGGCGACGCTGCAGGGCGCGACGGTGGTCGACGCCGCGGCGGTGGAGGCACTGATCCGCGGCGGGCCGGTGGTGGTGATCGACGTGCTGCCGCAGCCGCCGCGGCCGGACAAGCTGCCGGCGGGGACGGTGTGGCGGCCGCCGGAGCGGCGCGACATCCCGGGCAGCGTCTGGCTGGCCAACACCGGCTACGGGGCGCTGTCGGCGGAGATGGAGGCGTATTTCCGCAACGCCCTGGCGGCGCTGACTCTCGGCGACCGCGCCCGGCCGCTGGTGTTCTACTGCGACGCGGAGTGCTGGATGTCCTGGAACGCCGCCAAACGCGCGGTGGCCGAGGGCTACACCGCGGTGCACTGGTTCCCGGGCGGGGTGCAGGACTGGACCGCCGGCGGCCGCCCGACCCTGCCGAACGCGCCGCTGCCGGTGAAGTAAGGTCGGACGCCTCTCACAATTCCCATTTCGTCATCCCGCGAAAGCGGGGAGGTGGTGGGGTAAAGCCGCTTCAGCGGCGCTTCTCCGTTCGGTCGCGCAACTTGGTCAGACTTTCGAGAACCTCTTCGCCGGTGAGAAGGCTCGATGGATCGGCCCTGGCTTCGTCATAGGCGGCCACGACTTCGGTGCGCAGCCATTTCTCCAGCGCCCGGTCGCGGGCCTGCAGGGCGCGCAGCCCGTCCCGGATCACACCTCGCTCTCGCTGGCATACTCGCCCGAGGCGACCTTGGCCCGGACCATGTCCGCCATCTCGTTCGGAAGAGTGACGCTGAACTGCTGGGTGGTGCGCAACTGCGCCTCCGATCCTGCTGAATAGGATGGAACACTATCACAGATCCGGTTGGAACGCAGTCAGGCGCGGTCCGCCGGCTCGTCCTCGCCCGCCGGCACCGCCAGGCCCGGGTCGAAGCGCAGCAGGGCGTCGACGACTGCGTCGATCCGCGGGTCGGCGGGGTCGCGCGGATGCGGCAGCTCGATGCCGCGCTGCAGCGACACCCGGCCGGCGCCTTCGGCCAGCACCACCACCCGGTCGGCCAGGGTCACCGCCTCGCGCAGGTCGTGGGTGACCAGCAGCACGGTCGGACGGTGGCGGCGCCAGTAGTCCGCCAGCAGGGCCCGCATGCGGCCGGCCAGGGCGTGGTCGAGCGAGACCAGCGGCTCGTCCAGCAGCAGCAGGTCGGGCTCGACCAGCAGCGCCCGGGCCAGGGCGGCGCGGCGCTGCATGCCGCCGGAGAGCTGGCCGGGCCAGGCATCCTCGCGGCCCGCCAGCTCGACCGCGGCCAGCCACTCCCGCGCCTCGGGCTCGGCGGCGCGGCCGGCGACCAGCAGCAGGTTGTCGAGCAGGCCGAGCCAGGGCACCAGGCGCGGGTCCTGGAACACCGCGGCGCGGCGGCGCGGCGGCCCGTCGGGCCAGTCGATCCGGCCCTGATAGCCGGAATCGAGCCCGCCGATGATGCGCAAGAGCGTGGTCTTGCCGCGGCCGGAGGGGCCGACCAGGGCCACGAACTCCCCCGCCCCGATCGAGAGATCGACGCCGTCCAGCACGTCGCGCGGCACCGGGGCGGCGAAGCGCCGGCGGATGCCCTGCAGCGCCAGGCCGATCACGGCGACCGCCAGCGGCCGGCGGCGCGGTCCAGAGGCTGCAGCAGGAAGGCCTCGATCGCCAGGATCACGGCGATGAACACCAGCGTGTAAGCGAGGATCCCGGCAATGTCGAAGAA
The Inquilinus sp. Marseille-Q2685 DNA segment above includes these coding regions:
- a CDS encoding type II toxin-antitoxin system ParD family antitoxin, with translation MRTTQQFSVTLPNEMADMVRAKVASGEYASESEV
- a CDS encoding substrate-binding domain-containing protein; translation: MPPFTRRAAALALLAGAVLLSGPGRAEPPRPEAIDRSALRVCADPANLPFSNDKGEGFENRIAELLAQKLGVPVRYTWYPNSTGFLRMTLRARRCDLVMGIVAGADLVQNSNPYYRSGYVLVTRREDKLDGLSSLSDPRLKSLRLGITAGTPPANLAARDGLMAQARPYPLVVDSRYDAPGKQMIDDLASRQIDVAVLWGPIAGYFAKQHGDALAVTPLSNEAKDTRLDFYITMGVRPGESDWKNRINKLIRENQDAITAILKDYGVPMLDARGQPML
- a CDS encoding PQQ-dependent catabolism-associated CXXCW motif protein — protein: MIRPLLRLAVLALCLAAGPVPAQVAEPDGYRMEAYRAPVPATLQGATVVDAAAVEALIRGGPVVVIDVLPQPPRPDKLPAGTVWRPPERRDIPGSVWLANTGYGALSAEMEAYFRNALAALTLGDRARPLVFYCDAECWMSWNAAKRAVAEGYTAVHWFPGGVQDWTAGGRPTLPNAPLPVK
- a CDS encoding ABC transporter ATP-binding protein; protein product: MIGLALQGIRRRFAAPVPRDVLDGVDLSIGAGEFVALVGPSGRGKTTLLRIIGGLDSGYQGRIDWPDGPPRRRAAVFQDPRLVPWLGLLDNLLLVAGRAAEPEAREWLAAVELAGREDAWPGQLSGGMQRRAALARALLVEPDLLLLDEPLVSLDHALAGRMRALLADYWRRHRPTVLLVTHDLREAVTLADRVVVLAEGAGRVSLQRGIELPHPRDPADPRIDAVVDALLRFDPGLAVPAGEDEPADRA